In the genome of Rhodoferax fermentans, one region contains:
- a CDS encoding TIGR03087 family PEP-CTERM/XrtA system glycosyltransferase, whose protein sequence is MGKLLYLVHRLPYPPNKGDKVRSYHLLKHLTQSHRVFLGTFIDDPADEAYLDTVRALCPDLFVARLQPRNAKLRSLAGLLTGQSLSQHYYQNAGLQRWVQQTLAEHNINAVVIFSSVMAQYIQVSSKVPMLVDFVDVDSAKWTQYAPDHRWPLSWLYRREGERLQAFERSVAQSAQRSFFVTDNEANLFKQLAPESAGTVDAISNGVDAEFFAPEPNRPSPFAGTADQPKPIPLVFTGAMDYWPNIDAVTWFVADMLPDLRQQWPQLCFYIVGRSPPPAVQALAGPGVVVTGTVPDVRPYLQHATVVVAPLRVARGIQNKILEAMAMARPVVASDSCAQAVEAKPEAELLCATTPAHFISQISALLASPERCARVGIAGRQRVLSDYSWSAHLSKIDTYLNPKAHP, encoded by the coding sequence ATGGGCAAGTTGCTTTACTTGGTGCACCGCCTGCCCTACCCCCCCAACAAGGGTGACAAGGTGCGCTCCTACCATTTGCTCAAACACCTGACCCAGTCGCATCGGGTGTTTTTGGGCACCTTCATCGACGACCCGGCAGACGAGGCCTACCTCGACACTGTGCGCGCACTCTGCCCGGACCTGTTTGTGGCACGCCTGCAGCCGCGCAACGCCAAGTTGCGCAGTCTGGCCGGCTTGCTCACCGGGCAATCGCTCAGCCAGCACTACTACCAAAACGCCGGGCTGCAACGCTGGGTGCAACAAACACTGGCTGAACACAACATCAACGCCGTGGTCATCTTCTCGTCGGTCATGGCGCAGTACATCCAGGTGTCATCCAAAGTTCCGATGCTGGTGGACTTTGTGGACGTGGATTCGGCCAAGTGGACCCAGTACGCGCCCGACCACCGCTGGCCGCTGTCCTGGCTGTACCGACGCGAAGGTGAACGACTGCAGGCGTTCGAGCGCAGTGTGGCCCAAAGTGCCCAACGCTCGTTTTTTGTGACCGACAACGAAGCCAACTTGTTCAAGCAGCTGGCGCCTGAAAGCGCTGGCACCGTCGATGCCATCAGCAACGGGGTCGACGCCGAGTTCTTTGCCCCTGAGCCGAATCGCCCTTCGCCTTTTGCTGGCACAGCTGATCAGCCGAAACCCATCCCGCTGGTGTTTACCGGTGCCATGGACTACTGGCCCAACATCGATGCCGTGACCTGGTTTGTGGCCGACATGCTGCCCGACCTGCGGCAACAGTGGCCACAATTGTGTTTTTACATCGTCGGGCGCAGCCCACCACCCGCTGTGCAAGCCCTGGCCGGCCCGGGCGTGGTGGTGACCGGCACGGTACCCGATGTGCGACCCTATCTGCAGCACGCAACGGTAGTGGTCGCCCCCCTTCGGGTGGCGCGGGGCATTCAGAACAAGATTCTGGAGGCTATGGCCATGGCCCGGCCGGTGGTGGCATCTGACTCGTGCGCACAGGCGGTCGAGGCCAAGCCTGAGGCTGAATTGTTGTGCGCCACCACCCCGGCGCACTTCATCTCCCAGATCAGTGCTTTGCTGGCCTCACCTGAGCGTTGTGCCCGTGTGGGTATTGCCGGGCGACAGCGGGTGCTCAGTGATTACAGTTGGTCCGCCCACCTGTCCAAAATCGACACCTATCTGAACCCGAAGGCCCATCCATGA
- a CDS encoding FemAB family XrtA/PEP-CTERM system-associated protein has protein sequence MAQVKRLLPHDTTTAQRWDAFVLACPQATFFHRAGWQTIVTDVFKHDSYFLYVEDANGQIEGVLPLGHIHSWLFGNSLTSLPFTVYGGVAASNEQAAAALEQEAQKIAENLGVDHLELRHVDNRHPDWPTQELYVTFRKEILPTEEANMLAIPRKQRAMVRKGIKNELRSEIDPKVDRFFALFADNVHRHGTPALPKKYFQALMQVFGPDCEVLTVVSPSGKPLSSVLSFYFRDEVLPYYAGDDEAARDLAANDFKYWELMRRACARGLKVFDYGRSKKDTGPYAFKKNWGFEPTQLHYAYRLYKRDSIPQNNPSNAKFKLLISTWRRMPIGLANWLGPFIVRNLA, from the coding sequence ATGGCACAGGTCAAACGTCTTCTACCCCACGACACCACCACCGCCCAGCGCTGGGATGCGTTTGTGTTGGCCTGCCCTCAGGCCACGTTCTTCCACCGGGCAGGCTGGCAAACCATCGTCACCGATGTGTTCAAACACGACAGTTATTTCTTGTATGTCGAGGACGCCAACGGACAGATCGAAGGCGTGTTGCCACTGGGCCATATCCACAGCTGGCTGTTTGGCAACTCGCTGACCAGTTTGCCGTTCACGGTCTACGGTGGCGTGGCAGCCAGCAACGAACAGGCAGCGGCGGCACTGGAGCAGGAAGCCCAGAAAATCGCCGAGAACCTGGGCGTGGACCATCTGGAATTGCGCCATGTGGACAACCGCCACCCCGATTGGCCGACGCAAGAGCTGTATGTGACCTTCCGCAAAGAAATTCTGCCGACGGAAGAGGCCAACATGCTGGCCATACCGCGCAAACAACGCGCCATGGTGCGCAAAGGCATCAAGAACGAGCTGCGCAGCGAAATCGACCCCAAGGTAGACCGCTTTTTTGCGCTGTTTGCCGACAACGTCCACCGCCACGGTACCCCGGCCTTACCCAAGAAATACTTCCAGGCACTCATGCAGGTGTTTGGCCCGGATTGCGAGGTGCTCACCGTGGTTTCACCCAGTGGCAAACCGCTGAGCAGTGTGCTGAGCTTTTACTTCCGCGATGAGGTCCTGCCCTATTACGCCGGGGATGATGAAGCCGCACGTGACCTGGCCGCCAACGACTTCAAGTACTGGGAGCTGATGCGCCGCGCCTGCGCGCGTGGGCTCAAGGTGTTTGACTACGGCCGCAGTAAAAAAGACACTGGCCCTTATGCCTTCAAGAAAAACTGGGGCTTTGAGCCGACACAGCTGCACTACGCCTACCGCCTGTACAAACGCGACAGCATCCCTCAGAACAACCCGTCCAATGCCAAATTCAAGCTGCTGATCAGCACATGGCGGCGGATGCCGATTGGCCTGGCCAACTGGCTCGGGCCGTTCATCGTGCGCAACCTGGCCTGA
- a CDS encoding XrtA system polysaccharide deacetylase, giving the protein MPTRLTNAMTIDVEDYFQVSAFAPYIARTEWDSRECRVERNINTILELLARHHTQATFFTLGWIAERYPQLVRQIVDNGHELASHGYGHQRASDQSPEDFFNDIDRAKKLLEDLSGQRILGYRAPSFSIGKGNLWAYDSLLEAGYHYSSSIYPIAHDHYGMPDSPRFAYEVRPGLTEIPITTVRLFDRNFPSSGGGYFRLLPYPVTRWLIQRVNTRDQQPGMFYFHPWEVDPDQPRVAGIDRKSQFRHYVNIGQTQARLDRLLSDFTWGRVDQVFMNQIAPLPLAV; this is encoded by the coding sequence ATGCCAACCCGTTTGACCAACGCGATGACGATCGATGTCGAGGACTATTTTCAGGTCTCGGCGTTTGCCCCCTACATCGCCCGCACCGAGTGGGACAGCCGCGAATGCCGCGTGGAGCGCAACATCAACACCATCCTGGAGTTGCTGGCGCGCCACCACACCCAGGCCACCTTTTTCACGCTGGGCTGGATTGCCGAACGTTACCCCCAGCTGGTGCGCCAGATTGTCGACAACGGGCACGAACTCGCCAGCCACGGCTACGGCCACCAACGCGCCAGCGACCAGTCACCTGAAGACTTTTTCAACGACATTGACCGCGCCAAGAAACTGCTCGAAGACCTGTCGGGCCAGCGCATCCTGGGTTACCGGGCACCGAGCTTTTCCATCGGCAAGGGCAATCTGTGGGCCTATGACAGCCTGCTGGAGGCCGGCTACCACTACAGCTCCAGTATCTATCCGATAGCACACGACCATTACGGCATGCCGGATTCACCCCGATTTGCCTATGAAGTACGGCCCGGACTGACCGAAATCCCGATCACCACGGTGCGGCTGTTCGACCGCAACTTCCCCTCCAGCGGCGGTGGCTACTTCAGGCTGCTGCCCTACCCGGTGACGCGCTGGCTGATCCAACGTGTAAACACCCGTGACCAACAGCCAGGCATGTTTTACTTCCACCCTTGGGAGGTCGACCCAGACCAACCCCGCGTTGCAGGCATTGACCGCAAGTCACAGTTCCGCCACTACGTCAACATCGGGCAAACCCAGGCGCGCTTGGACCGCCTGCTGAGCGACTTCACCTGGGGCAGGGTCGACCAAGTATTTATGAACCAGATTGCGCCTTTGCCGCTGGCGGTCTGA